The genomic region TAAGGAAGGTATTCCTCCAGATCAACAACGTTTAATTTTTGCTGGTAAACAGTTGGAGGACGGACGCACTTTGTCCGACTACAATATACAGAAGGAATCAACTCTCCATTTGGTGCTACGTCTTCGCGGAGGCGCATTCTAAATTCGAATAGAATaactaaattcaaaattcaGAGTATTCATCGTATCACGTTATTTTAGctctattttgtattttaatgctttttaaaccagttctgatgaaaaattgaaatataccgttttttatgtttaaaagaaaataaattatccTGATGCATTATTTCAATAAGTGATGGTATCATTTATTTGTTGCTGTGAGGAAAGGTCTCCAAAGTGGCGCGTAAGTATGTGTTATAAAGTTTTATTAGTTGGTAAATCTTTGGTTTGTAGAAATTTTGGGTTTGGAGTATCTGGGAGGGTTTGTATTGTACACACTTTTCGAGTCCGGTTTCTTTCCGATGTGGACAagcaaaaataattcatttattagCGTATAACAGAGTTCAAAATCgctacttaaataaataaacaaggacGACCAATTCGCCCTGctaataaacttaaaaattaaaattctgtaAGAAAATCTAAGCGGGTTTGTATTCTTCCGAAGAAATCAGTAAATCCATTATAATTTGtttgacaatattttgtttaaagaaaTTTGTTGTTAATATTTCCGAAATAAAATCTAGTAATTGCTGTTGCattgaaccttttttttttgttttttttctaatttcaacaatttaaattttattaattcttcaGGTCGATCATTGTAAAAATGGcctatggttgtatgtttgacttaaacaaaggaaatgaaaataaaacttcaattgTCCTAGAGTGCAAGCCAATTATTAACACATTGACTGCCAAGGCACTTTCAGCAAATAAGATGCTCTGGGgccacagcattttttttttttaaacctcaTCAGAGACGTCAAAATTGGAATTTAGGGTAGTGCTGGTAATATTTTCTGCTTAGAAACAGGCAGTTTTTAACTAATTAGTAtgtcacacacatatgtatgttcgaCGTGGCGCCTACCGACTTTTTTTAACTCAGGGCCATGGCGGACATATATGCACGACAAAAACATTGGCTAAATATCAAAATACATCGTCGTCATACAAGCTCTACttcgttttgcaaaaaaaaaaaaaaacaattgggagtatgttgtttttgcaaacaaacaccaaacaacGATGTATTTTGATGTTTGAATCCGTTGCTTATCAGTAGTAAATGCTTTTGTAGTGTACAAGAAagctacgaaaaaaaaataatgcacaaaTACGATGGTTTAGAGAACAAATTACTTCATGGCTTCTATATTTGCAGAAGCCAGGAAAACATATGAATCAAAATCAGGCAATattcatattttgaaaataaaactaagtgcAAGTAATACAAAATTACGTCGAACATGTACTTTATGTTATTCCAGAATAAAACAAATGGAAGGAAGGGAGATCGCCAGAAAGAAGGCTAAAAGAATATACACGTATTGCCCGGATTGTCCCCAAGAGCCATTCATGAGTTTAGAATGTTTTGGGAATCACCACAAACAAGTTTAATGGGTTCATTTGTATAACtactttgtaaaaataatatgtaaaaaattttttgttactgcaataaaatgaatttaatttttttttttcaaaaccaattttttccaattgtttTTTGAGCTACGCCGAAGCCACTATAACAGAAATTTCATGGGAagccatatattttattattgcaataaaatcatatttatctCAATCGTTGCTGTGTGACATGGCGAGAGAGTAATAGTCGTGTCGGACATATGTGTCCGACGTGGCATAAACCGCATAGTACAGTGTCACACATATATGGCCGACGTGGCAGtcaatgtgttaaaaaaaaatactattcgAGACGGGTAATTCAATATAACGGCTTACGctcgtagaataaaaaaaaagaagcgaaGTATTTTTTATCTcctaggtgaaatggttgaagtgccagtctggcactctccaagtagcactaaagcaccgtttttttattatcttccaACAACACAACTTTAAATATGACTTCgagatttcaaaaaattctctgGGAAAAACTCATTGCAAAAAGTCGACTTAGACctaaaagtcaaataaaaaattatacgaaAAATTTAAAGTCATTATTTACGGAAATTAAATCGCCGCCCATTACTGGATATTGTTCACTTGCCATGCGCTTTGAATACGCCTCTGGTTCTATGCACTCAGCTGTTTAGCAGCtgtcatttgaaaaaaagttcttttacTAGTTGGATGTTTGCTTAGGTGCAAAGCGTACAAAAAGCTTAAAATTCTTAGTTAACAAAATTCAGTTTTATTCCTATCCAATGGCGTCGCCAAAGACATACACCCTAGATGCAGTGAAACAACATAATACTCCAGATGATCTCTGGATAGTCATCGATGGAAAAGTGTACGATGTGACGAAATTCCGGAACGAGGTAAAGCAGAATTGAATTAAATGCATTCTTTacgaacatatacatatgtattggtTAAGTAATGCGatgtataaaaaacataaaatagcaTCCCGGAGGTGAAGAAACGCTGGATGAAGTGGCAGGCCGTGACGCCACACGTGAGTTTGTAGATGTGGGGCACAGCCAAGAAGCGAGGTTAGCAACTTATCTGAACGTACATAAAGCGatctaaataaaattgcaattgcACGTCACTTTCAGGCAAATGCTCACAAAATACTATATTGGTGATGTGGAAGGCGGTAGTAAATTGTCAGTAAGGTAAGTGGCTGTAATGTTTGTTAGAATAGAAGATAGTAGTGCACCTGCATGATTGCATTTTTGACTAATAAGCTAGgtaaattttacatttcatgCCATTCCAATCTAACACAAAATGGCTTAATTGTTCAGAAAAACATAGATAATTATATACCTACAATGAATCCGGTTGCCTCAATTTGGACCTCAAACCTCTCAAATTAACAGCGGGTAGATTTGC from Anastrepha obliqua isolate idAnaObli1 chromosome 2, idAnaObli1_1.0, whole genome shotgun sequence harbors:
- the LOC129237424 gene encoding uncharacterized protein LOC129237424 isoform X1; translated protein: MASPKTYTLDAVKQHNTPDDLWIVIDGKVYDVTKFRNEHPGGEETLDEVAGRDATREFVDVGHSQEARQMLTKYYIGDVEGGSKLSVSTPPLPPQVPPTPAQSQSPPQSTIDTTEMTSTATAGKAVLPPEKQCCSLA
- the LOC129237424 gene encoding uncharacterized protein LOC129237424 isoform X2, translated to MASPKTYTLDAVKQHNTPDDLWIVIDGKVYDVTKFRNEHPGGEETLDEVAGRDATREFVDVGHSQEARQMLTKYYIGDVEGGSKLSVRQICCAIGAFTTGLLVVIIIRKVLASK